One Elephas maximus indicus isolate mEleMax1 chromosome 16, mEleMax1 primary haplotype, whole genome shotgun sequence DNA window includes the following coding sequences:
- the IFIT2 gene encoding interferon-induced protein with tetratricopeptide repeats 2: protein MSEITKNSLESSLRQLKCHFTWNLVGGENSLDDFENRVCNQIELQSSEFKATECNILAYIKHLRGQNKAALEYLQQAEELIQREHADQAEIRSLVTWGNYAWVYYHMGRFSEAQIYVDKVKGVCKKFSSPYRVNNSPEIECEEGWTRLKCGRKFYERAKVCFEKALEEKPKNPEFIIGLAILSYRLDTWPINQNPINALRQAIRLNPDNQYVKVLLALKLQELNEEGEGDSIVEEALEKAPCATDVLRGAAKFYRKKGAVDKAIEMLGKALKSMPNNAYLHYHIGCCYRAKVLQIQSERYEEREKLPELIEQGLDYLKKADELNGNLPNVCSYLASLYAQVNQYEEANYYFQKEFSKELAPVAKQLLHLRYGNFQLYQMKCEEKAIHHFIEGVKIKQESKEKEKMKTKLERIAKMRLSQNEADSEALHLLEVLDELTEKCSKQMKTQRGLASASLLSSASIAEAGDEE, encoded by the exons ATGAG TGAGATTACCAAGAATTCCTTGGAGAGCAGCCTACGGCAACTAAAATGTCACTTCACCTGGAATTTGGTCGGGGGAGAAAATTCCTTGGATGATTTTGAAAACAGAGTGTGTAATCAGATTGAGCTTCAGAGCAGTGAATTCAAAGCCACAGAGTGCAACATACTGGCCTACATAAAACACCTCAGAGGCCAAAACAAGGCAGCCCTGGAATACTTACAGCAAGCAGAAGAGTTAATCCAGCGAGAGCACGCTGACCAAGCAGAAATCAGAAGTCTGGTCACCTGGGGAAACTATGCCTGGGTCTACTATCACATGGGCAGATTCTCTGAAGCTCAAATTTATGTAGACAAGGTGAAAGGAGTCTGCAAGAAGTTTTCCAGCCCCTACAGAGTTAATAATAGTCCTGAGATAGAGTGTGAGGAAGGGTGGACGCGGTTAAAGTGTGGAAGGAAGTTTTATGAAAGGGCTAAGGTGTGCTTTGAGAAGGCTCtggaagaaaaaccaaagaacccAGAATTCATCATTGGACTGGCAATTCTGAGCTACCGTCTGGATACCTGGCCAATTAATCAGAACCCTATTAACGCTCTGAGACAAGCCATCAGGCTGAATCCTGACAACCAATATGTTAAAGTCCTCCTGGCTCTGAAACTTCAAGAGCTGAATGAAGAAGGTGAAGGGGACAGTATAGTTGAAGAAGCCTTGGAGAAAGCCCCATGTGCAACAGATGTACTTCGCGGTGCTGCAAAATTTTATCGAAAGAAGGGTGCTGTAGACAAAGCTATAGAAATGCTTGGAAAGGCTTTAAAATCCATGCCAAATAATGCCTACCTGCATTACCACATTGGGTGCTGCTATAGGGCAAAAGTCCTCCAAATACAAAGTGAAAGGTATGAAGAAAGAGAGAAGTTACCAGAACTAATAGAACAAGGCCTGGATTATTTAAAGAAAGCAGATGAGCTCAATGGGAATCTCCCCAATGTCTGCTCCTATCTTGCCAGCCTCTATGCTCAAGTAAATCAGTATGAAGAAGCAAATTATTACTtccaaaaagaattcagcaaagaGCTTGCTCCTGTAGCGAAACAGCTGCTCCATCTGCGATATGGCAACTTCCAGCTGTATCAAATGAAGTGTGAAGAAAAGGCCATCCACCATTTTATAGAGGGTGTGAAAATAAAGCAggaatcaaaggagaaagaaaaaatgaaaaccaaactggAAAGAATTGCTAAAATGCGGCTTTCTCAAAATGAAGCTGATTCTGAGGCTTTGCATCTCTTGGAGGTCCTTGATGAGCTAACGGAGAAATGCAGCAAGCAGATGAAGACTCAGAGAGGTTTGGCCTCTGCCAGCCTCCTCTCTTCAGCATCTATAGCTGAGGCAGGGGATGAGGAATAA